The Marinilongibacter aquaticus genome has a window encoding:
- a CDS encoding acyl-CoA reductase, giving the protein MTRKERIVLLDTFGDFLRDPKNEAELRDWAARAKNENGWFTEDNVLLSLHNIASNYLDKTALEQFSINLKEVEPKKIGIVAAGNIPLVGFHDLICVLLTGHKALLKLSSSDSILMRMVIRKLIEMDSRIEEQIEVVERLNAADAYIATGSDNTARYFEYYFSKKPHIIRKNRSSVAVLTGLESNSDLRNLGNDIFQYFGLGCRNVSKLFVPEDYVFDTFFESIEYWNSIKIHHKYNNNYDYNKSIYLINGDHHFDNGFLMLKEDQALVSPLSVVYYERYQSAEDLEAKLKAQEEKIQCVVGQNFTPFGGSQSPKLNDFADGLNTLDFLNEIGS; this is encoded by the coding sequence ATGACACGAAAAGAAAGAATAGTACTATTGGATACATTTGGGGATTTTCTACGTGATCCGAAAAATGAAGCAGAATTGCGAGATTGGGCCGCCAGGGCAAAAAATGAAAACGGATGGTTTACCGAAGACAATGTACTCCTTTCTTTGCACAATATCGCTTCAAATTATCTCGATAAAACAGCACTTGAACAATTCTCGATCAATTTAAAGGAAGTTGAGCCAAAAAAGATCGGCATCGTGGCCGCAGGCAATATTCCGCTTGTTGGCTTTCACGACCTCATTTGCGTGCTGCTCACCGGGCATAAAGCCCTACTGAAACTCAGTAGCAGCGACAGCATATTGATGCGGATGGTGATTCGTAAACTCATCGAAATGGATTCGCGAATAGAAGAGCAAATCGAAGTCGTGGAAAGATTGAATGCTGCAGATGCATACATCGCCACGGGAAGCGACAATACAGCCCGTTATTTCGAATACTATTTCAGTAAAAAGCCTCACATTATTAGAAAAAACAGAAGCTCGGTAGCTGTTTTGACAGGCCTCGAAAGCAACTCTGATCTGAGAAATTTGGGCAACGACATCTTTCAATATTTCGGGTTGGGCTGCAGAAATGTATCCAAGCTTTTCGTCCCCGAAGATTACGTATTCGATACATTTTTCGAATCGATAGAATATTGGAACAGCATTAAAATTCACCACAAATACAACAACAATTACGACTACAACAAATCCATTTACCTTATCAATGGGGATCACCATTTCGACAATGGCTTTCTGATGCTAAAGGAGGATCAGGCTTTGGTCAGCCCGTTGAGTGTTGTGTATTACGAAAGATATCAATCCGCTGAGGATCTTGAGGCCAAGTTGAAGGCACAAGAGGAGAAGATTCAGTGTGTGGTTGGACAAAATTTCACGCCCTTTGGAGGGAGTCAATCGCCAAAGCTGAACGATTTCGCCGATGGCTTGAATACCCTTGATTTTTTAAATGAAATTGGGTCTTAG
- a CDS encoding 4Fe-4S dicluster domain-containing protein encodes MAIIITDECINCGACEPECPNTAIYEGGVEWTWAGGTELTEVDFGDGTVIDANDDQEPISDEFYYIVSDKCTECMGFHEEPQCAAVCPVDCCVPDPDHEEDEETLLAKKAWLHAEA; translated from the coding sequence ATGGCAATTATTATAACAGACGAATGTATTAATTGTGGAGCTTGTGAACCAGAATGCCCGAATACAGCGATATACGAAGGTGGTGTGGAGTGGACTTGGGCAGGTGGAACGGAATTGACTGAAGTTGATTTCGGCGACGGTACCGTAATCGATGCCAATGACGATCAAGAGCCCATTTCTGATGAATTCTATTATATCGTTTCGGATAAGTGTACAGAGTGTATGGGTTTCCATGAAGAACCCCAATGTGCCGCCGTTTGTCCTGTAGACTGTTGTGTTCCAGATCCCGATCACGAGGAGGACGAGGAAACATTATTGGCTAAAAAAGCATGGTTGCATGCAGAAGCATAA
- a CDS encoding Gfo/Idh/MocA family protein, with the protein MKDINRRNFIKNAALATGTSVLATSPFMSSAFYHQSADEIKVALIGCGGRGTGAAFQALSVKENVKLVAMADAFRDRLDSSYENLTKGKAGARVDVPEEHKFVGFDAYKKAMQLADVVILTTPPGFRPIHFEEAVRQNKHIFMEKPVATDAPGIRRVLDAAEVAKKKNLKVVVGLQRHYQTSYLETYKRVIDQGMIGDIVSARCYWNNDGVWVKPRQAGMTEMEYQMRNWYYFVWLCGDHIAEQHIHNIDVVNWFKGGYPTQAIGIGGREVRKGKEYGEIFDHHVVEFEYADGMILNSQCRHQPGTVANVSEHLIGTKGKATEGRIMDLKGNTLWRHRDRDDINPYQQEHNYLFNCIVNDIPVNDAERGAMSTMTSILGRMATYSGKKVTMEEALASDISLAPEAFTWDTLPKSLPDENGFYKIPVPGKFQAV; encoded by the coding sequence ATGAAAGATATAAACAGAAGAAACTTCATTAAAAACGCGGCATTGGCCACAGGAACATCAGTTTTGGCAACGAGTCCATTCATGAGTTCGGCCTTTTATCATCAGAGTGCCGACGAAATCAAAGTCGCTCTTATTGGATGCGGTGGTCGCGGAACAGGGGCCGCTTTTCAGGCTTTGAGTGTAAAAGAGAATGTAAAATTGGTCGCGATGGCGGATGCCTTCCGCGATCGTTTGGATTCGAGCTACGAAAACTTGACCAAAGGTAAAGCAGGTGCTCGTGTAGACGTACCCGAAGAGCATAAATTCGTGGGCTTCGACGCCTACAAAAAAGCCATGCAATTGGCCGATGTGGTGATTTTGACTACACCTCCGGGTTTCCGTCCCATTCATTTCGAAGAGGCCGTAAGACAGAATAAGCACATATTCATGGAAAAACCCGTAGCTACAGATGCTCCAGGTATTCGTCGTGTATTGGATGCTGCCGAAGTGGCCAAAAAGAAGAACCTGAAAGTGGTTGTGGGTCTGCAAAGACATTACCAAACGTCGTATCTCGAAACGTACAAACGTGTGATCGATCAAGGCATGATCGGTGACATTGTTTCGGCAAGATGTTATTGGAACAACGACGGCGTATGGGTGAAGCCGCGTCAGGCTGGAATGACGGAGATGGAATACCAAATGCGTAACTGGTATTATTTTGTGTGGCTCTGTGGTGATCACATTGCCGAGCAGCACATTCACAATATCGATGTAGTGAACTGGTTTAAAGGTGGATATCCTACGCAAGCTATTGGAATCGGTGGGCGTGAAGTACGAAAAGGCAAAGAGTATGGCGAGATATTCGATCACCATGTGGTGGAATTTGAATATGCTGATGGCATGATTTTGAATAGCCAATGTCGTCACCAGCCCGGTACGGTGGCCAATGTGTCTGAGCACCTGATCGGTACAAAAGGAAAAGCCACAGAAGGCCGCATTATGGACCTGAAAGGCAATACACTTTGGAGACACCGCGATCGTGACGACATCAACCCTTATCAGCAAGAGCACAATTACCTTTTCAACTGTATCGTGAACGACATTCCTGTAAACGATGCAGAACGTGGAGCGATGAGTACCATGACCTCGATTTTGGGACGTATGGCCACGTATTCGGGTAAGAAAGTAACCATGGAAGAAGCATTGGCTTCAGACATCTCATTGGCTCCAGAAGCCTTTACATGGGATACTTTGCCGAAGTCGCTGCCCGATGAAAATGGTTTCTATAAAATACCGGTTCCGGGTAAATTCCAGGCGGTTTAA
- a CDS encoding formylglycine-generating enzyme family protein, translating into MKLTFISAMLASLLIWKPTVEKESFEPYTETIPNTKHKFEMVCIPAGKFLMGSPANEANRNEDEGPQKQVELDAFWMAPYELTWDLFLVYQNRELEIDPQKAVDAVSRPTKPYVEMSFGQGKNGGFPVCNVTQYSARSFCKWLYLKTGHFYRLPTEAEWEYAAKAGSKTAWSFGDEAGQLGEYAWFFENSDGAYKKVGQKKPNAWGLYDMYGNVAEWTSDQYTADLFKNLKDGEKFSLKQPKTLYPITIKGGHWDSDPQETRSAARWPSSAKLKQRDPQIPKSDWWLTDAPFVGFRLVRPLHEPSKSEIEAYFAPPPKDK; encoded by the coding sequence ATGAAATTAACCTTTATTTCAGCCATGTTGGCTTCTCTGTTGATCTGGAAGCCCACAGTGGAAAAAGAATCTTTCGAACCCTATACCGAAACCATTCCGAATACAAAACATAAGTTTGAAATGGTCTGTATTCCCGCAGGAAAATTCCTGATGGGCAGCCCTGCAAACGAAGCCAACAGAAACGAAGACGAGGGCCCTCAAAAACAAGTGGAATTGGATGCCTTTTGGATGGCTCCTTACGAACTGACTTGGGATTTGTTTCTCGTCTATCAAAACAGAGAGTTGGAAATTGATCCTCAAAAGGCAGTAGATGCTGTTTCTCGCCCGACAAAGCCCTATGTGGAAATGTCTTTTGGGCAAGGTAAAAACGGAGGGTTTCCGGTGTGTAATGTGACACAATATTCGGCTCGCTCTTTTTGTAAATGGTTGTATTTGAAAACAGGCCATTTTTATCGCTTGCCTACCGAAGCTGAATGGGAATATGCTGCGAAAGCCGGAAGCAAAACCGCATGGAGTTTTGGCGATGAGGCCGGTCAATTGGGCGAATACGCCTGGTTCTTTGAAAACTCGGACGGTGCTTATAAAAAAGTAGGGCAGAAAAAGCCCAATGCATGGGGGCTATACGATATGTACGGCAATGTGGCCGAATGGACTTCCGATCAGTATACGGCAGATTTGTTCAAAAATCTGAAGGACGGTGAAAAATTCAGTCTCAAACAACCCAAAACACTTTATCCGATAACTATAAAAGGGGGACATTGGGATAGCGATCCTCAGGAAACACGTTCGGCGGCCCGTTGGCCATCAAGTGCCAAATTGAAACAAAGAGATCCGCAAATTCCGAAGTCGGATTGGTGGCTTACCGACGCTCCTTTTGTAGGTTTTCGTTTGGTGCGACCTCTGCACGAACCCAGTAAATCGGAAATTGAGGCGTACTTTGCCCCACCGCCCAAAGACAAGTAG